One Zingiber officinale cultivar Zhangliang chromosome 10B, Zo_v1.1, whole genome shotgun sequence genomic window, CAGACTTCTGGCCGTCACAACTGTTGAAAGATTTCTTAAGTACCATGTTCAGTGCATAGAGAAGATGCTTACTGAGAAGTTCCCAGCCTGTTCTGTTGCAACCCAAAGACACATTGATATGATGATAACAATTTTAGATGTACAAGGAGTGGTATGTGGttcttttttttactttaatatttgaatttgagCTCACACTATTCATGTCAGTGCAGTTTGCTGACAAATTTATTATGTAGAACTGGATTAGTGTTGGCAAATTAGCTCGTGATGTTGTTGTTCAGATCCAGAAAATCGACACTGACAATTACCCTGAGGTGATACCTGTCAGTCCTTATACATAAGTAATTATTATGTCACAGTTTGGCATAACCAAATCAACGTGTTTCTTCCTATATTTTGGCAGATATTATACAAGTTGTTTGTTATAAATGCCGGTAGTGGTTTCAGATTACTTTGGAATACTATAAAGGGCATAATTGATCCACGAACAGCAGCCAAGATTGTGGTAGTCTGTTGATGTATAAAACCTATAATCTTATGCACCAAGTTTACACTTTCATCTAATTTTGCAGGTGTTAGGAGAACGATATCAAAATACGTTACTTGAATGCATTGAGATGAGGTTTACATATTCAGTTTTTTGTGAATTTAGTCATGCGTACAAAAGGCCCTGTGGTTTGATGATCTCAACTATTGCTATCTACTTCCTTGTTATTGATGACAGTGAACTACCTGAGTTTCTTGGTGGATCTTGCACTTGTTCTGATAAGGGTGGATGTCTTCGATCCAATAGAGGACCATGGAGTGAGCCTGAGATTATAAATGTCAGCATAGAAATTTTTCTATTTGTCTTTAAGTTAGAAGAATAAATTTCTTATGCTCAGTCTTCAATGTTGCTTTATTTTATTCCAGTTAGTTCAGGAAGCCAAACAGATGAGTCCAAGTAGCAGAGGTAATGTATTGTATGGTGAGAAATTGAATCAGCAGGTTAGGAACTATGTTATCTTAGGCGGGGTATAAATTCCATTCTTATAGGCAGATCAGCTATGTTAATTTTGAAGGATGTAATCATAATTGCAGGTGAGAATGTTTAAAAAGTCCAACATGAATGAGAAGTCATATAAAGAATCAGTCTCTCATACTGGATCCGTTCTACAATTTGCTACCCAGTCAACTCCGGTTCATGAAAATGTTAGTCATCTTTAACCAGCTCTCTGCATTCTATGATTGCATTGATTGTTTATGTCTGAAATTCTAACTTCTGCATGCGATTGTTTAGCTAACATAAACATGTGTACTACAAGTAACAAAGGCAAAGTTAATGCTGCACTAAACATTTGTGTACTTGAGCATCATTCTTGcacaaaggattttttttttcatgtggtAACAGTTTGATGGACGTTTATGTGCTTGTTCCTGACCGTTTCACTTTTTGAATCATACTCTATGATAGACGCCCAAGCTTAAAAGAAGTTCAATGTTTATAATCCAGGTGTTTCTAACTAGAAAGTTACCAATAGTTTATGCTTTTCCATCTTTCTGCTCCTTCAAAGAATTTGGTTGAACTTAAATCTAGCGTCCTTTGTTTAATCATTTCTTTCCATTATCTCTAACAATAGTAAGATGCTTAAGGAGAAGACTACAATTAACAAGTAACTAGGCTCTTAGCTTCAGGATCTAATCCGTGTGTGGCTGTGTGTGACATGACATGACAGCCCAGTATTACCACCATTGTAGTAAAGTGGTATCAGCAAGAGTGCAATTAGTATCATGAACATCATCTGATTGTTAGAATAGAAGGTTGAAATTGTCAAAtactcaaatataaatatgtaGGGATCTAACTACGAATTTATTCTCCATGGTTGTTTAGTAGAGTTACAATaaagtattatatatatatatataatactagAAAACCATAGTTTCTAGGTTGAGTGTAGAGGTCAAACATAGGACAATGAAACAATTTTATAATACTTAAATTGCCGTTTATTTTGTCTCAATTTTAGTAAATATATAAAGATCTATTCTCACTTCATTAAGATTATTTCCTAGCTTTAAATAATCAACAAAGCTCACTAAAATGTGTGTGAAGGTTTCTCTAGTGCTATTCGAAGGTGTCAGGCATCAATTCTAGTAATAATTAATTCCCGGGCAGAAAGTTAGTTGTGTCTTAATGATCTTGATAATGAAACTAAGTTAACACGGATGCTTATTTGTTGGTAGTTGCTATCTACAAGGATCACCTGTCCATTAACTATTATTCAAAAATTCACTTTAGAAAACTTTcttggatatattttttttttatctttgcaCTGGGAGGAGTGTTTTGGCTTTTATCCTGCTAGGGAGAATAAAGGGATCCGCAGAATCGAGAGAGTAAATGCTGCTGCAAGTCTATAACAATATAAAGACCTCAATGAAACCATTGTATTTGGAAGAGTAGCCTTGTATTTTGAAACACCATGCACAAACCTAAAGAGATTCACATTTTCTGAAACCTCTAGTTGTCAGATTATCTATGAATTTTATATTCCAACAGAACTACTGACTTGGAGACGACAATATATGATGCGATAGTAGAGCCATTTGTTCACGGTCATCTGTGAATTGAATCCCTTTGACCCTTTGCTGCTACAAAATAATCAACTCAATTCCAACTCTAGAAGCATCAATAACATTTGGTGCCTCTCAAGAGAGTTTTTTTCCCCTTCTAATGTCAATCTCAATGTTCGTTCCTCTGGATTTCCTACTCCTTTCCTGAGTTTCTCCAACCAGTATCcagcttttaaaattctttattcttttcttttttatttttttaaaactctttattgCTGGTACTTGATGTAGAAGCTATCTTGCATTAATGCCTGATGCCAAAATTTAAACAAATATTTAATATCAGTGAGATGGCAGTAAAATAAGTCATGTCATGTGACTACAGAGTGATGCATTAAATAAGGAATTATTAGTTTATGGGTCTTATTTTCTCGATGTGCACATGATTATTAATGCTAAAGTTCTACAAATTATTATTTCACTCTGTCATTGTCGCCAGGGCATAGAAAACGAGATACGTGAAGACGTTCCTTCCAACAACTCAGATGGTGAAACAATAATGTGTGATAAATTTGAAGGTACATCATTTTTCACTCTGATGAACATTGTTTTCATCCCGATGTTTGTAGGTTTAATTCTTTGAAGTTTCATTGATATTTGTCAAATGCTTTTTATGTTGCATACTGGTCACAGATTAGTGTATGCTTTGCAAGTGTCTTTCACCTCGTGCTTGGTGACTATTGAAAGCTAATCACGCTATCAGTTTTGGTTCTTGGTAACTATGCACTTATACATTGGCTACTCATGGATATGGTCAAATCTAGGGCTAGTGTTTTGACTAGGTAGTGCTTGAACCCTCTACAACAACAATAAGAATATGCTCTGAGTCACATCTATCCAAAGTCAACTACATGCATTTTATCTCTATGTGGCAATATGCGGCTACATCAAGGGTGCATAAAAAACTACATAGAATAACAATAAACTGCAGATGATGCACAAATAATCATTTGAAGAATTATTATAgtggatatttttttttaaaaaaagaaaagttgtTCATTGAATATCAATAAACTACCGGAGTGTACATATGATTTACCCTTACTAAATAATTGAAATTCTGCATATGATAGTGAATTACACATGGGCTCTTTAATTGATAATCTACTAGCTATAAGTATTATTTGttgatataaatatttaatataaaatttaaattgttaaaatatttttgataattgtTAGTTTGCTAAACCGAAATCGTATCTATATATATTTTCCTAGCATATCTACCCATATTTCAAGTCTCTTTGCTAGAGATGTGAGCTTTACAGCTACGCAATTTTAAGTTTGTTTCTGGCATTGCATCTTATTTCTCTTGATAAAAAATTTTCTGTGGCAATATGTATAACCAATGAACTTTTTGCAGATTGCTTGATAAACGATTCCAACCCAAAGTCTTCATTATCAAAATTCCTTGCGCTAGCGATGGGAGCTGTTGGCAATTTCGTTATGAAATTGCTTGCcattttctttttgttctttgGGTTGAAAAATGGACGTTTCGGCAATAGAAATGTCCAGTCATCGGGTCATCATGGGATAGAGCCAACAAATGAGAATTCCATGAACAACTTGATTTATCACGATGCCGCAGAAGAAGACCCTATCCTACCGTGCATGGAGAAATTCCAGAAGCTTGATCAATTAATTGACTTAGACATGGAACCTATGGGGATTTCTGAAGAAAATGGTGGCGTTTTTGTAGATTCACCAAATAGCTTGGAATCTCTAAAGCTTGAGTTACTGGAAGAAAACAATGTGAGTGCTTTTTAGTTGTTATTTGAGAAGTACATCTTGGCAGACTATTATGGATTTTTGCAGGTTACACAAGAGACCTCAGAAAAGCATATTCAAGTTTCAGATGCAAGAATCACAGGAGACATCAACAGACGTTCCAGTAGAAGAAGGTTCCTTTTTGCTGTGATAATGTCCTAAAATGAGCATTAGGCTGACACTTTTCCTTTCTGATGATCTCGCTTTGCTGATTTATATATGCAGAGCAAGTCTTTCTAAATTGAGGAGCACAATTAGTTCTTGGAGGATGACTTACAGATGTTCTTGAACAAATAGACGAATGAATATTGAAGAGGATGAGACCATTGTAATACGTGCTCTTACACCTGTAATGTAAACTGATCCAATGCTTTAAATATACATCTTGGCCAACGACACTGAAGTGTCATTTTATCAGGGGAAAATGGGTCTCAAGTTCTCCATTTTCATTTGATAAATGGTTATTCAATatattttatgataatttttaaaaaaatatttttcgtaTTATAAGAATTAAGTTAAGTTGATAATTTTTTTCATTGAAAAGATAAGTTTGAAACAGTAAACAAGAAAAATTATT contains:
- the LOC122028658 gene encoding phosphatidylinositol/phosphatidylcholine transfer protein SFH9-like isoform X4; this translates as MYGGLPDCLDRTESASASPRRLPHLDAARGFNIEKATHMWSEMLQWRINFGADTIIHDFVFDELDEVLHYYPHGFHGVDKDGRPLYIERLGKVESNRLLAVTTVERFLKYHVQCIEKMLTEKFPACSVATQRHIDMMITILDVQGVNWISVGKLARDVVVQIQKIDTDNYPEILYKLFVINAGSGFRLLWNTIKGIIDPRTAAKIVVLGERYQNTLLECIEMSELPEFLGGSCTCSDKGGCLRSNRGPWSEPEIINLVQEAKQMSPSSRGNVLYGEKLNQQVRMFKKSNMNEKSYKESVSHTGSVLQFATQSTPVHENGIENEIREDVPSNNSDGETIMCDKFEDCLINDSNPKSSLSKFLALAMGAVGNFVMKLLAIFFLFFGLKNGRFGNRNVQSSGHHGIEPTNENSMNNLIYHDAAEEDPILPCMEKFQKLDQLIDLDMEPMGISEENGGVFVDSPNSLESLKLELLEENNVTQETSEKHIQVSDARITGDINRRSSRRRASLSKLRSTISSWRMTYRCS
- the LOC122028658 gene encoding phosphatidylinositol/phosphatidylcholine transfer protein SFH9-like isoform X2, with protein sequence MVRAMFSFSSRGSTPDGVRRRGGGKRPELPATITEEEEEEDEDYSECMEAFRTALIEQNLLPPRHDDYPTLMRFLKARGFNIEKATHMWSEMLQWRINFGADTIIHDFVFDELDEVLHYYPHGFHGVDKDGRPLYIERLGKVESNRLLAVTTVERFLKYHVQCIEKMLTEKFPACSVATQRHIDMMITILDVQGVNWISVGKLARDVVVQIQKIDTDNYPEILYKLFVINAGSGFRLLWNTIKGIIDPRTAAKIVVLGERYQNTLLECIEMSELPEFLGGSCTCSDKGGCLRSNRGPWSEPEIINLVQEAKQMSPSSRGNVLYGEKLNQQVRMFKKSNMNEKSYKESVSHTGSVLQFATQSTPVHENGIENEIREDVPSNNSDGETIMCDKFEDCLINDSNPKSSLSKFLALAMGAVGNFVMKLLAIFFLFFGLKNGRFGNRNVQSSGHHGIEPTNENSMNNLIYHDAAEEDPILPCMEKFQKLDQLIDLDMEPMGISEENGGVFVDSPNSLESLKLELLEENNVTQETSEKHIQVSDARITGDINRRSSRRRASLSKLRSTISSWRMTYRCS
- the LOC122028658 gene encoding phosphatidylinositol/phosphatidylcholine transfer protein SFH9-like isoform X1, whose product is MVRAMFSFSSRGSTPDGVRRRGGGKRPELPATITEEEEEEDEDYSECMEAFRTALIEQNLLPPRHDDYPTLMRFLKARGFNIEKATHMWSEMLQWRINFGADTIIHVRLANDFVFDELDEVLHYYPHGFHGVDKDGRPLYIERLGKVESNRLLAVTTVERFLKYHVQCIEKMLTEKFPACSVATQRHIDMMITILDVQGVNWISVGKLARDVVVQIQKIDTDNYPEILYKLFVINAGSGFRLLWNTIKGIIDPRTAAKIVVLGERYQNTLLECIEMSELPEFLGGSCTCSDKGGCLRSNRGPWSEPEIINLVQEAKQMSPSSRGNVLYGEKLNQQVRMFKKSNMNEKSYKESVSHTGSVLQFATQSTPVHENGIENEIREDVPSNNSDGETIMCDKFEDCLINDSNPKSSLSKFLALAMGAVGNFVMKLLAIFFLFFGLKNGRFGNRNVQSSGHHGIEPTNENSMNNLIYHDAAEEDPILPCMEKFQKLDQLIDLDMEPMGISEENGGVFVDSPNSLESLKLELLEENNVTQETSEKHIQVSDARITGDINRRSSRRRASLSKLRSTISSWRMTYRCS
- the LOC122028658 gene encoding phosphatidylinositol/phosphatidylcholine transfer protein SFH9-like isoform X3: MYGGLPDCLDRTESASASPRRLPHLDAARGFNIEKATHMWSEMLQWRINFGADTIIHVRLANDFVFDELDEVLHYYPHGFHGVDKDGRPLYIERLGKVESNRLLAVTTVERFLKYHVQCIEKMLTEKFPACSVATQRHIDMMITILDVQGVNWISVGKLARDVVVQIQKIDTDNYPEILYKLFVINAGSGFRLLWNTIKGIIDPRTAAKIVVLGERYQNTLLECIEMSELPEFLGGSCTCSDKGGCLRSNRGPWSEPEIINLVQEAKQMSPSSRGNVLYGEKLNQQVRMFKKSNMNEKSYKESVSHTGSVLQFATQSTPVHENGIENEIREDVPSNNSDGETIMCDKFEDCLINDSNPKSSLSKFLALAMGAVGNFVMKLLAIFFLFFGLKNGRFGNRNVQSSGHHGIEPTNENSMNNLIYHDAAEEDPILPCMEKFQKLDQLIDLDMEPMGISEENGGVFVDSPNSLESLKLELLEENNVTQETSEKHIQVSDARITGDINRRSSRRRASLSKLRSTISSWRMTYRCS